GCGGCCAACGAAGCGAATACGGCCGCCGAAGGATCGGCCGAGACGGTCGCCGCCGATACCGAGCTGATGGACCTCATCGGCGCCGCCTACAAAGAGGCGAAACGCGACGACGAAGGTTGGGCACGCGTGCAGCAGGTGGGCCAGATCGCCGGCAACCGGTCCAGCTTCGACGTGCGAAACTATGGGTTCAACAGCCTGTCGGCCATGTTCCGCAGCCTGGGCAACTTTCGGGTCGAGCGCCGCGACGATGGCCAGTTGTGGGTCAAGCGCCTGCGCTGACGATTGCTTTCGCAATAAAAAAAAAGGGCGCACCTGCGAACAGGCGCGCCCTTCTTTCAGAGTTATTCTGGCGGCGCTGGTTATTGCGCAGCGGGGGCGCCCTGCCGGGCGTAGATCGTCCACAGGGCCGCAATCGGCTTCCGCACGCCGTCCACCTTGGCGAACGTGGCGATCGCGGCGTCACGCTTGCCCTGGTCGAGCTGCGCGATTCCGAGCCGGGTGAGCATGCGCGCCGTATCGGCACCGGGCTTGGTCAGCGCGCGGGTGTAGAACTCTTCCGCCTCCGCGGCCTGACCATAGCTGAGGAACGCGTCACCCGCGGCCATCAGCGTGGCCAGCGTGGCACCGGGCAGGCGAGCGTCACGGGCAAGGCCCGGAAGGTCGGCCTGGTCCGCCTTCAGGCGGCTGGATGAAACCGAGTTGGCTTCCGCCACGAACACGTCGTTCGCCTTCAGGTGGCCGGCAGCGATCCCCTGCGCGATGATCTTCTGCGTTTCGCCCGGGAACCGCCGCGCATCGACCGCACCGATGTAATCGACATAGTCGCGTTCGCTGCGCAGCGCGTTCGCCCGATTGGCGAGGCGCATCAGGTCGAGCAGGGCCTGCGGTTCGTAGTCGTTGAGGTTGCGCTGAATCGCGATCGCGTCGCCCCAGCTCGTCGCCGAGGGATAATATTGCGCGAAGAGGTTAGCGAACTTCGTCGCCTCGCCGTCAAGCTTCGCCTGGTATGCAACGGACACGGCCCGCTTCAGCCACGCTTCCGGCACGGGCTGCCCGGCTGCGACCTTCGCTGCGATAGCCTTGTCGAGCACGGCAAGACCGCCGGGGATCTGATCCTGCGCAAAGTACGATTCGGACAGGAGGATCGCGGCGTCGTCACCATAATTCGCGTCGATCGCCTGCTGGGCGCGGGCCTGCACCGTGGCCCAATCCTTCGCCTGGTACGCCAGCTGTGCGGTGGCATACGCCAGCTTGCCGCGGTCGGACCCGATCTGGGCGCTGCCGCTGTCGATCATCATCGCCAGGCCCTGACGCTGGAGAGCGGGGTCGCTCGTCTTGGCGCCGATGCTGTAAGTCACCTGGCCGATGGCGAACTTGTCGTCCGCGGTCTGCGCTGCCGCGGCTATGGCCGGCAACTCCGCCTTGAGCGGGTTGAGATCGCCACCTGCGTCGAGCTTCTTGGCGAACGGCTGGTAGACGCCGACGAAGCCCTTCGAATAGTTGGCCTTCGGCGCAGCCTGCGCTTTCGCATCCTTCTTCTGGGCGTAAGCGGGCCCGGCGAAGACGGTCGCAGTGCCTGCGGCAAGCGCAACGGCCAGGCCCAGGCGCGAGGCAGCGCCGGTCAGGTTGAATACGGACATCGAGTGGTCTCCCTTGAGTGGAAAATGCAACCGGTGACGGCGGCATTGGTGCCGCTTGCCGGCGCTAGTGGCGCGCGGTGTGCGACATTGCAATCGCATCTGCCGTTCCGGCCGTGAACCGGCTTTGAACAGCCCTGTCAGCCGCCGCTCAGCGCTTGCGGCGGGCGCTGCTCAATCTTATGTGGAAAAGGCGGCCAGCAGCCGCTCCCGGACGCCGTGCGAACTGGCGGTTCCCGCCCCCTTCCCCTAGGCTTTTGCCCACAGCAGCGCCTTCGTGCGCGCCAAGAGAAAAACAGAACCTTGAGCGACGATACCCAGACCAGCGCCCCGCCGGCCGCGCCGGAAGAATTCTCCCGGATCGACATCGTCGACGAGATGAAGACCAGCTACCTCGATTACGCGATGAGCGTGATCGTGAGCCGCGCCCTCCCCGACGTGCGCGACGGGTTGAAGCCGGTCCATCGCCGCATCCTGTTCGCCAGCAACGAAGGCGGTTTCGTCGCCGGCCGGCCCTACCGCAAGAGCGCCAAAATCGTCGGCGACGTGATGGGCAACTATCACCCCCACGGCGACAGCGCGATCTACGATGCGCTGGCACGCATGGTGCAGCCGTGGTCGCTGCGCGTGCCGCTTATCGACGGCCAGGGGAACTTCGGGTCGATGGACCCCGATCCCGCCGCGTCGATGCGTTACACCGAGGCGCGGCTGGCCCGGGTCACCAACAGCCTGCTCGACGATCTCGACAAGGACACGGTCGATTTCGTCGACAACTACGACGGTTCGCGGAAAGAACCGTCCGTGCTGCCGGCGCGTTTCCCCAATCTGCTGGTCAACGGCGCCGGCGGTATCGCGGTGGGCATGGCGACCAATATCCCGCCCCACAACCTGGGCGAGGTGATCGACGGGTGCCTTGCGCTGATCGACGACCCGCTGATGTCCGCCGAAGACCTAATGGCGATCATCCCTGGCCCCGATTTCCCCACTGCCCCGCTCATCCTGGGTCAGTCTGGTGCCCGCAACGCCTACATGACCGGGCGCGGATCGATCCTGATGCGGGCGCGCCACACGATCGAAACCGGGCGCGGCGATCGACAGTCGATCGTGTTCACATCCATCCCCTACCAGGTCGGAAAATCCGGACTGGTGGAAAAGATCGCCGATGCCGCCAAGGACAAGCGGATCGAAGGCATTGCGGACATTCGCGACGAATCCAATCGCCAGGGCGTCCGCGTCGTCGTGGACTTGAAGCGTGACGCTACGCCGGAAGTGGTGCTCAACCAGATATGGCGGCACACCCCGGCGCAGGCGAGCTTCCCTGCCAACATGCTCGCCATCCGCGGCGGGCGCCCGGAAACGCTGGGCCTCAAGGACATCCTGCAGGCGTTCATCACCTTCCGCGAGGAGGTGATCACCCGGCGGACCAAGTACGAACTGCTGAAGGCCCGCGAACGGGCCCACATCCTGCTCGGCCTGGTGGTCGCGGTGACCAACATGGACGAAGTGGTCGCGACGATCCGCGGTTCGGCAAACCCCGGCGCGGCGCGGGCCAGCCTGCTCGCCAGGGAATGGCCGATTGGCGACATCGCGCAATACATTGCGCTGGTTGAGGCGATCGAGCCCGACGCGGACCAGTCGAGCGGCACATATCGCCTGTCCGAACGCCAGGTGAAGGCGATTCTCGACCTGCGCCTCCACCGCCTGACGGCCTTGGGACGGGACGAGATCGGTGACGAACTCAAGAGCCTGGCGGAAGCGATCGCCGGCTACCTGGCGATCCTGGCGGACCGGGGGCGCCTGTACGAAGTGATGCGCGGCGAACTCATCGAAGTCCGCGACCTCTACGCCACGCCGCGTTTGTCGGAGATCGCCCCGGCCTGGGACGGCCTCGATGACGAGGACCTGATCGAACGGGACGAAATGGTCGTGACCGTCACCCTCGACGGTTACATCAAGCGCACCCCGCTCTCCACGTTCCGCGCGCAGCACCGCGGCGGCAAGGGTCGCGCCGGCATGGCCACGAAGGACGAGGATGCGGTGTCGAACATGTTCGTCACCAGCACGCACAATCCCGTGCTGTTCTTCTCCACGGCCGGGAAGGTCTATCGCCTGAAGGTATGGCGCCTTCCCGAAGGTGGCCCGGCGACGCGCGGCCGTCCGATCGTGAACCTGCTTCCGGCGCTCGACGACGGCGAGTCGATCGCCGCCGTTCTCCCTCTGCCGGAAGACGAAAGCACCTGGGGCGCGCTAAACGTGGTCTTCGCGACCGCGCTGGGCAATGTCCGCCGCAACAGCATGGATGCGTTCGCGAACATCCCCACCAACGGCAAGTATGCCATGCGTTTCGATGACGGCAGCGCAGACCGCCTGATCGGCGTGGCCCTGCTGGACGGCAGCGACGATGTCCTCCTCGCCACCCGACAGGGCAAGGCGATCCGTTTCGCCGGCGATGACGTGCGCGAATTCCAGAGCCGCACCAGCACCGGCGTGCGCGGCATGCGGCTTGCCCCTGGTGACGAAGTGGTGTCGCTGTCGATCCTGCACCGCGTCGGCACCGAAGGGGAAGAACGCGAGGCCTATCTCCGATTCGCGCCGTGGAAGGCGGAGCGTGATGGCGAGCCGGCCATTTCCGCGGAACGGTTCGCGGAGATGGCGGAGCGCGAACAATTTATCCTGACGATCTGCGCCAACGGTTACGGCAAGATGACCTCCGCATACGAATACCGGCGCACCGGGCGCGGCGGCCAGGGTATCACGAATATCGACAACATCGCCCGCAACGGCACCGTCGTGGCGAGCTTCACCGCCACCCGTTCGGACCAGTTGATGCTGGTCACCGACCAGGCCAAGCTGATCCGCATCGGCCTGGCTTCCATGCGCGTCATCGGCCGGGCCAGCGCCGGCGTGCGCCTGTTCAACGTGGCCGATAACGAGCACATCGTCTCGGCCGTTCGCCTGGACGAGGAAGAAGGGCCGGAGACCGCTGCGGAAGAGGCCATCGCGGAAGAAATGGTCGGCCGCTCCGCCGAGGAAACCCGGCCCGATACGACACCGCAGAGCGATGCCGACATGGAAGGTGAACCGGGCGCCTGATCTTCAGCCGCGGTGGTTCGGCGAACTGGCGCGGACCACCCCGGTGCAGATCATCAACTGGGCTCCGTAGTATAGCGGCCAGACGAGCCAACTCGTCACGCTCTCGTCGAGCACGCCGCCGAGCCGCGCGAAAATGAACATGTCGCTCGCGACGAACAGCAGCGCCCCGATCCCGACCGTGTAGCGGCTGAACCGGCTGAGCCAAGCAGCCCCGGCCATCGCCCCCAGCACGACTGCATAAATCACGGGCATCGGATCGTGAGTCAGGGCCCAGGCTCCAAGCGGCACGCCAAGCAGCAATGCACCCGCCGCCGCGATCTGCGAGCCGGTCGGCGCCGGCCGGCGGTTACGTCTGTAAAGCGCGATTGCGACGATATGCGAAGCGGCGAACAGCGCGCCGCCCGCGATCACGTTCAGTTCCATGCCGACATCCCCCGCAGCGCCGATCGCCATGACGATCCCGATCATCGTCGCGTCGCCCGTGCGACCGCGAAGCCACGCATAGATGGCGAGGACGGCAACCGATCCGCCCTTCAGGGCAACGCGAAGCGCGGGTATCCCCGCGCTGCCATCCATGGTCCAGAAGGCGATGGCCATGGCCATCCCCGCGAGCAGCCAGAGCCGGTGATCAATCAGTGCGCGCTTCGCCATGGTCTCCCCCTTTTTCACGCCCCTGCCGTGAGCTGGGGATGAAGTCGAGCCGATTGGCGATGCGGCCCGCCCTCGCGCACGGCGGGGCAGGGACGCAAAATTCCTCGTCAGCGTGGGACCGAGAAGCTAACGCGCGGCCATGCATCAGGTTCATATTATCGGCGGCGGGCTCGCCGGAAGCGAAGCGGCCTGGCAGCTCGCACGGCGCGGCGTCCGGGTTCGCCTTAGCGAAATGCGTGGAGCCGGCGACACGACGCCTGCGCACCAGGGCGACGGACTGGCCGAGCTGGTCTGCTCCAACAGCTTTCGCTCCGACGACGATGAGAAGAACGCGGTCGGCTTGCTGCACCACGAAATGCGCCGTCTCGACAGCCTCGTCATGCGCGCCGGGGAGCTGGCGCGCGTACCCGCAGGCTCCGCCATGGCGGTTGATCGCGACGTCTTTTCGGCTGCCGTGGAGCGCGAACTGGCCGCCCTGCCGACAGTCGAGATCGTGCGCGAGCGGGTCGATACCCTGCCCGCGACCGGCCCGACCATCGTCGCCACTGGCCCCCTCACCGCCGCCTCCCTTGCGCAGGACATCGGCGCCGCGACGGGGCAGGACAGCCTTGCATTCTTCGATGCCATCGCCCCAATCGTTCACCGCGACAGCATCGACATGAGCGTCGCCTGGATGGCTGCCCGATGGGACAAGGGCGGCAAGGATTACATCAATTGCCCCCTCGACAAAGCCCAGTACGAAGCATTCGTGGACGGGCTGCTGGAAGGAGAGAAGGTAGCCTTCCGCGACTGGGAATCCGACACGCCCTATTTCGATGGATGCATGCCGATCGAAGTCATGGCCGAGCGCGGCCGCGAGACGCTGCGCTTCGGTCCGATGAAGCCGGTGGGCCTCGACAATCCTCATACCGCCACTCCGGAACATCCCGCCGGGCGCTGGGCCCATGCCGTGGTTCAGTTGCGGCAGGACAACAAGCTTGGCACGCTGTGGAACATGGTCGGCTTCCAGACGAAGTTGAAACACGCCGAACAGGTTCGTCTGTTCCGGACGATTCCCGGGCTGGAGAACGCAGAGTTCGCAAGGCTTGGCGGCCTTCACCGCAACACGTTCCTCAACTCTCCCCTCGTTCTCGACCGTCAACTGCGCCTGCGGGGGGCGGAACATATCCGCTTCGCCGGGCAAATCACGGGCTGCGAAGGCTATGTAGAAAGCGCCGCGATCGGTCTTGTCACCGGGCTGATGACGGCGGCCGAACTGCGCGGCGAAGCATGGCAGGCGCCGCCGAGGACAACGGCGCTTGGGGCCCTTTTGTCGCATATCACCGGTGATGCGGAGGCGGAGACCTACCAGCCGATGAACATCAACTTCGGACTTTTCCCGCCATTGCCCGACGTGCCGAAAAAGGCG
This region of Tsuneonella aeria genomic DNA includes:
- a CDS encoding lysoplasmalogenase family protein, producing MAKRALIDHRLWLLAGMAMAIAFWTMDGSAGIPALRVALKGGSVAVLAIYAWLRGRTGDATMIGIVMAIGAAGDVGMELNVIAGGALFAASHIVAIALYRRNRRPAPTGSQIAAAGALLLGVPLGAWALTHDPMPVIYAVVLGAMAGAAWLSRFSRYTVGIGALLFVASDMFIFARLGGVLDESVTSWLVWPLYYGAQLMICTGVVRASSPNHRG
- the gyrA gene encoding DNA gyrase subunit A, which codes for MSDDTQTSAPPAAPEEFSRIDIVDEMKTSYLDYAMSVIVSRALPDVRDGLKPVHRRILFASNEGGFVAGRPYRKSAKIVGDVMGNYHPHGDSAIYDALARMVQPWSLRVPLIDGQGNFGSMDPDPAASMRYTEARLARVTNSLLDDLDKDTVDFVDNYDGSRKEPSVLPARFPNLLVNGAGGIAVGMATNIPPHNLGEVIDGCLALIDDPLMSAEDLMAIIPGPDFPTAPLILGQSGARNAYMTGRGSILMRARHTIETGRGDRQSIVFTSIPYQVGKSGLVEKIADAAKDKRIEGIADIRDESNRQGVRVVVDLKRDATPEVVLNQIWRHTPAQASFPANMLAIRGGRPETLGLKDILQAFITFREEVITRRTKYELLKARERAHILLGLVVAVTNMDEVVATIRGSANPGAARASLLAREWPIGDIAQYIALVEAIEPDADQSSGTYRLSERQVKAILDLRLHRLTALGRDEIGDELKSLAEAIAGYLAILADRGRLYEVMRGELIEVRDLYATPRLSEIAPAWDGLDDEDLIERDEMVVTVTLDGYIKRTPLSTFRAQHRGGKGRAGMATKDEDAVSNMFVTSTHNPVLFFSTAGKVYRLKVWRLPEGGPATRGRPIVNLLPALDDGESIAAVLPLPEDESTWGALNVVFATALGNVRRNSMDAFANIPTNGKYAMRFDDGSADRLIGVALLDGSDDVLLATRQGKAIRFAGDDVREFQSRTSTGVRGMRLAPGDEVVSLSILHRVGTEGEEREAYLRFAPWKAERDGEPAISAERFAEMAEREQFILTICANGYGKMTSAYEYRRTGRGGQGITNIDNIARNGTVVASFTATRSDQLMLVTDQAKLIRIGLASMRVIGRASAGVRLFNVADNEHIVSAVRLDEEEGPETAAEEAIAEEMVGRSAEETRPDTTPQSDADMEGEPGA
- the trmFO gene encoding methylenetetrahydrofolate--tRNA-(uracil(54)-C(5))-methyltransferase (FADH(2)-oxidizing) TrmFO, whose product is MHQVHIIGGGLAGSEAAWQLARRGVRVRLSEMRGAGDTTPAHQGDGLAELVCSNSFRSDDDEKNAVGLLHHEMRRLDSLVMRAGELARVPAGSAMAVDRDVFSAAVERELAALPTVEIVRERVDTLPATGPTIVATGPLTAASLAQDIGAATGQDSLAFFDAIAPIVHRDSIDMSVAWMAARWDKGGKDYINCPLDKAQYEAFVDGLLEGEKVAFRDWESDTPYFDGCMPIEVMAERGRETLRFGPMKPVGLDNPHTATPEHPAGRWAHAVVQLRQDNKLGTLWNMVGFQTKLKHAEQVRLFRTIPGLENAEFARLGGLHRNTFLNSPLVLDRQLRLRGAEHIRFAGQITGCEGYVESAAIGLVTGLMTAAELRGEAWQAPPRTTALGALLSHITGDAEAETYQPMNINFGLFPPLPDVPKKARKEAYTERAKTDLGAWLSARAAVPA